A genomic stretch from Arachis stenosperma cultivar V10309 chromosome 3, arast.V10309.gnm1.PFL2, whole genome shotgun sequence includes:
- the LOC130969610 gene encoding uncharacterized protein LOC130969610 yields MNRSASPNGTNSRNPSPNGANSRNPSTNSTLDLHSPYYLHPCENPIISIVNVTLTASNYHSWSRNMRVALKYKNKLQFIDGTLTKPEETDSNFLAWEKCNTYAVAWLNLSLSSEISQSVIWNENAYDMWNDLKHRYHQGDIFRIVDLEEEMYTAKQGELSITAYFTKLRIIWEELKTFLPIPSCVCGVECTCDLGVMRKYRKQRQLVRLLRSLNEEYGTVRSQIILMAPLPDVNAVFGMLTQQERQFHSLDNGEPRALISSSDLIENEKHFQHQNANGYRGRGHSSRGRDGRGGRGPLKLCSFCHKTGHLVDTCYKKYGPPLHMRQPQKAFNYATTSPGVKIDKSSEALLQLSTQKRECKTSTFSLSQEQKDTLIALIQQDNSSQIGHVIN; encoded by the coding sequence ATGAATCGCTCTGCATCTCCGAACGGTACGAACTCTCGCAATCCCTCTCCGAACGGTGCGAACTCTCGCAATCCCTCAACCAATTCAACCTTGGACCTGCACAGCCCCTATTATCTTCATCCATGTGAGAATCCTATAATCTCGATAGTGAATGTGACTTTAACTGCTTCGAATTATCACTCTTGGTCCAGAAATATGAGAGTTGCAttaaaatacaagaacaagTTGCAGTTCATTGATGGAACCCTAACGAAACCTGAAGAAACTGATTCTAATTTTTTAGCTTGGGAAAAATGTAATACCTATGCAGTAGCTTGGCTGAATCTGTCCCTAAGTAGTGAAATCTCTCAGAGCGttatttggaatgaaaatgcatatgacATGTGGAATGATCTCAAGCACAGATATCATCAAGGAGACATATTTCGAATTGTTGATCTAGAGGAAGAAATGTACACAGCTAAACAGGGAGAACTTAGTATAACTGCCTATTTTACTAAACTGCGAATCATTTGGGAGGAATTGAAAACTTTTTTACCTATTCCGAGTTGCGTCTGTGGTGTAGAATGCACATGTGATTTAGGAGTGATGAGAAAATATAGAAAGCAGCGCCAATTAGTGAGATTACTGAGAAGTTTGAATGAAGAGTATGGTACCGTTAGGTCTCAAATCATACTCATGGCACCTTTACCTGATGTGAATGCAGTTTTTGGCATGTTAACTCAACAAGAGAGGCAATTCCACTCCTTAGATAATGGTGAACCCAGGGCTCTCATAAGCTCTTCTGACCTGATTGAGAATGAGAAGCACTTTCAACATCAAAATGCAAATGGCTATAGGGGCAGAGGTCATTCTAGCCGAGGAAGGGATGGTAGAGGAGGAAGAGGGCCTCTCAAACTATGTTCTTTCTGTCACAAGACAGGACACTTGGTAGACACGTGCTATAAGAAATATGGACCCCCTCTACATATGAGACAACCACAAAAGGCCTTCAACTATGCAACAACCTCACCTGGTGTGAAAATTGATAAGTCAAGTGAGGCATTGCTGCAGCTTTCAACTCAGAAAAGGGAATGCAAGACATCCACGTTTTCTTTATCTCAAGAACAAAAAGACACTTTAATTGCTCTTATTCAACAGGACAATTCCTCACAGATTGGTCATGTCATCAACTAA
- the LOC130967818 gene encoding transcription factor LUX-like, which produces MGEEVRMTDYQDDDRVADWELGLPAAHDLTPLSQLLIPPELASAFSISPGPHRSLVDVNRASKNTLSTLRTGVNAFSSSNLNPFQDEGNNPAGDDEEEIDPDGSGSNSRKLRKVDCAEEADSVPRTDSAAAVKRPRLVWTPQLHKRFVDVVAHLGIKNAVPKTIMQLMNVEGLTRENVASHLQKYRLYLKRMQGLSADGPSSSDHLFASTPVPQSLNDSGGGGAGGGGSGHSRGNGHLPVPVPVPMHYPPAAMMPMPMLGMPHGFHHHHVLQQRDWSYPPHVTPNDK; this is translated from the coding sequence ATGGGTGAGGAAGTTAGGATGACCGACTACCAAGACGACGACCGAGTCGCCGACTGGGAATTGGGCCTTCCGGCGGCCCACGATCTCACCCCGCTCTCTCAGCTCTTGATCCCGCCGGAGCTCGCCTCCGCCTTCAGCATCTCGCCGGGGCCACACCGTTCCCTTGTCGACGTCAACCGCGCCTCAAAGAACACTCTCTCCACCCTCCGTACCGGCGTCAACGCCTTCTCCTCCTCCAACCTCAACCCCTTCCAAGACGAGGGAAACAATCCCGCCGGCGACGACGAGGAAGAGATCGATCCGGACGGATCGGGATCCAATTCGAGGAAGCTCCGGAAGGTCGATTGTGCGGAGGAAGCGGATTCTGTGCCGCGCACCGACAGTGCCGCCGCCGTGAAGCGACCGAGGCTTGTGTGGACACCGCAGCTGCACAAGCGATTCGTGGACGTGGTGGCGCACCTAGGGATCAAGAACGCGGTGCCGAAGACGATCATGCAGCTTATGAACGTGGAAGGGTTGACCCGAGAGAACGTCGCCAGCCACCTCCAGAAGTATCGCCTCTATCTTAAGCGGATGCAAGGGCTCTCCGCCGACGGACCTTCTTCCTCCGACCACCTCTTCGCCTCCACGCCGGTTCCTCAAAGCCTCAACGACAGCGGCGGAGGAGGAGCAGGAGGAGGTGGAAGTGGCCACTCCCGTGGGAACGGGCACCTTCCGGTTCCGGTTCCGGTCCCGATGCATTATCCTCCGGCGGCAATGATGCCAATGCCGATGCTCGGCATGCCACATGGCTTTCATCATCACCATGTGTTGCAGCAGAGGGATTGGTCCTACCCACCACATGTCACTCCTAATGATAAATGA
- the LOC130970403 gene encoding pentatricopeptide repeat-containing protein At5g59600-like isoform X1, protein MNAFHKTTLLPRIAITNAIIHRSFRSDPLFYAQLIQTYARDRALHHGKKLHAHLITNGITCFSLVASNLVSFYACCGQLSHARKLFDKIPKTNVRRWISFIGTCARCSFHHDAIAVYSEMLATQTPNPNAVFVIPSVLKACGHVGDQITGQKIHGLILKCCFEVDPFVSSSLIVMYSKCLRVGDAHKVFDGMEVKDLVALNALVAGYSQVGLAGDAWSLVGRMRLMGVNPNLVTWNSLLSGFSQKCDLAMVSEIFRLMTEDGVDPDVVSWTSVISGFVQNFRNEEAFDTFKQMLRHGFCPTSATISTLLPACATVERMRIGKEIHGYAVAIGVEEDIYVRSALVDMYAKCGFISEARTLFGIMPEKNTVTWNSIIFGYANHGYCDEAIELFNQMEMEGKAKLDHLTFTAILTACVHAGDIELGQSLFKTMQEKYGIEPRLEHYACMVDLLGRAGKVDEAYCMIKAMPIEPDLFVWGALLAACRNHGHVELAEVAAKHLLEVEPESVGNRLLLTGVYADVGKWAKVERIKKRMKKGKQRKFQGLSWIERTGCVVSCSSSGNSYNISWEAPLDDPAKQRMLKVKEPLSLLMM, encoded by the exons ATGAACGCTTTCCATAAAACCACACTACTCCCCAGGATTGCCATAACAAACGCCATCATCCACCGCTCCTTTCGATCAGATCCCTTATTCTATGCTCAACTCATCCAAACCTACGCTCGTGATCGAGCGTTGCACCACGGCAAGAAGCTCCACGCCCACCTAATCACCAACGGCATCACTTGCTTCAGCCTTGTCGCTTCCAACTTAGTTTCTTTCTATGCTTGCTGCGGCCAACTCTCCCATGCGCGAAAACTGTTCGATAAAATTCCGAAAACAAATGTGCGCCGGTGGATTTCCTTCATCGGAACCTGCGCTCGCTGCAGCTTCCACCACGACGCCATTGCCGTGTACTCAGAGATGCTGGCAACCCAAACGCCCAATCCCAATGCCGTTTTCGTCATTCCAAGCGTTCTCAAAGCTTGCGGCCATGTCGGGGACCAAATCACGGGTCAGAAGATACATGGGTTGATTCTGAAGTGTTGTTTTGAGGTTGACCCTTTTGTATCTAGCTCGTTGATTGTAATGTACTCGAAGTGCTTGAGAGTTGGGGACGCGCACAAGGTGTTTGACGGAATGGAGGTTAAGGATTTGGTGGCTTTGAACGCACTTGTTGCTGGGTACTCCCAAGTGGGGCTTGCGGGTGATGCTTGGAGTTTGGTGGGGAGGATGAGATTGATGGGTGTTAATCCAAATCTAGTGACTTGGAATAGTTTACTATCTGGGTTTTCGCAAAAATGTGACCTTGCTATGGTTTCTGAAATTTTCAGGTTGATGACTGAGGATGGTGTGGACCCTGATGTGGTGTCTTGGACTTCTGTTATATCTGGGTTTGTGCAGAATTTTCGTAATGAAGAAGCTTTCGACACTTTCAAGCAAATGTTGCGTCATGGGTTCTGCCCAACTTCGGCTACTATCAGCACCCTTCTCCCTGCATGTGCCACTGTCGAAAGAATGAGGATTGGGAAGGAGATTCATGGCTACGCTGTGGCAATTGGGGTAGAGGAAGATATATATGTGAGGAGTGCTCTTGTTGACATGTATGCAAAATGTGGCTTCATCTCTGAAGCTAGAACACTTTTTGGTATTATGCCAGAGAAGAACACAGTTACTTGGAACTCTATCATTTTTGGGTATGCCAATCACGGGTATTGTGATGAAGCCATTGAGCTCTTCAATCAAATGGAGATGGAAGGGAAAGCCAAGCTGGATCATTTAACTTTCACTGCGATTCTCACAGCATGCGTCCATGCCGGTGACATTGAACTTGGGCAGAGTCTGTTCAAGACTATGCAAGAGAAGTATGGAATTGAGCCACGTCTGGAGCATTATGCATGTATGGTGGATCTTCTTGGTAGAGCCGGGAAGGTTGACGAAGCATACTGCATGATCAAGGCAATGCCAATTGAGCCTGATCTGTTTGTGTGGGGTGCATTACTGGCTGCTTGCAGAAATCATGGGCATGTGGAGCTTGCAGAAGTGGCAGCTAAGCATCTGCTGGAGGTGGAGCCTGAGAGTGTTGGGAATCGTCTTCTATTGACGGGTGTGTATGCTGATGTAGGCAAGTGGGCAAAGGTTGAGAGGATcaagaagaggatgaagaaggGAAAACAGAGAAAATTCCAAGGGTTGAGTTGGATAG AAAGAACAGGATGCGTTGTTTCATGCTCCTCATCAGGCAACAGTTACAATATCTCTTGGGAGGCACCGTTGGACGACCCAGCGAAGCAAAGAATGCTTAAGGTTAAGGAGCCATTGAGTTTACTTATGATGTAA
- the LOC130970403 gene encoding pentatricopeptide repeat-containing protein At5g59600-like isoform X2, giving the protein MNAFHKTTLLPRIAITNAIIHRSFRSDPLFYAQLIQTYARDRALHHGKKLHAHLITNGITCFSLVASNLVSFYACCGQLSHARKLFDKIPKTNVRRWISFIGTCARCSFHHDAIAVYSEMLATQTPNPNAVFVIPSVLKACGHVGDQITGQKIHGLILKCCFEVDPFVSSSLIVMYSKCLRVGDAHKVFDGMEVKDLVALNALVAGYSQVGLAGDAWSLVGRMRLMGVNPNLVTWNSLLSGFSQKCDLAMVSEIFRLMTEDGVDPDVVSWTSVISGFVQNFRNEEAFDTFKQMLRHGFCPTSATISTLLPACATVERMRIGKEIHGYAVAIGVEEDIYVRSALVDMYAKCGFISEARTLFGIMPEKNTVTWNSIIFGYANHGYCDEAIELFNQMEMEGKAKLDHLTFTAILTACVHAGDIELGQSLFKTMQEKYGIEPRLEHYACMVDLLGRAGKVDEAYCMIKAMPIEPDLFVWGALLAACRNHGHVELAEVAAKHLLEVEPESVGNRLLLTGVYADVGKWAKVERIKKRMKKGKQRKFQGLSWIGNV; this is encoded by the coding sequence ATGAACGCTTTCCATAAAACCACACTACTCCCCAGGATTGCCATAACAAACGCCATCATCCACCGCTCCTTTCGATCAGATCCCTTATTCTATGCTCAACTCATCCAAACCTACGCTCGTGATCGAGCGTTGCACCACGGCAAGAAGCTCCACGCCCACCTAATCACCAACGGCATCACTTGCTTCAGCCTTGTCGCTTCCAACTTAGTTTCTTTCTATGCTTGCTGCGGCCAACTCTCCCATGCGCGAAAACTGTTCGATAAAATTCCGAAAACAAATGTGCGCCGGTGGATTTCCTTCATCGGAACCTGCGCTCGCTGCAGCTTCCACCACGACGCCATTGCCGTGTACTCAGAGATGCTGGCAACCCAAACGCCCAATCCCAATGCCGTTTTCGTCATTCCAAGCGTTCTCAAAGCTTGCGGCCATGTCGGGGACCAAATCACGGGTCAGAAGATACATGGGTTGATTCTGAAGTGTTGTTTTGAGGTTGACCCTTTTGTATCTAGCTCGTTGATTGTAATGTACTCGAAGTGCTTGAGAGTTGGGGACGCGCACAAGGTGTTTGACGGAATGGAGGTTAAGGATTTGGTGGCTTTGAACGCACTTGTTGCTGGGTACTCCCAAGTGGGGCTTGCGGGTGATGCTTGGAGTTTGGTGGGGAGGATGAGATTGATGGGTGTTAATCCAAATCTAGTGACTTGGAATAGTTTACTATCTGGGTTTTCGCAAAAATGTGACCTTGCTATGGTTTCTGAAATTTTCAGGTTGATGACTGAGGATGGTGTGGACCCTGATGTGGTGTCTTGGACTTCTGTTATATCTGGGTTTGTGCAGAATTTTCGTAATGAAGAAGCTTTCGACACTTTCAAGCAAATGTTGCGTCATGGGTTCTGCCCAACTTCGGCTACTATCAGCACCCTTCTCCCTGCATGTGCCACTGTCGAAAGAATGAGGATTGGGAAGGAGATTCATGGCTACGCTGTGGCAATTGGGGTAGAGGAAGATATATATGTGAGGAGTGCTCTTGTTGACATGTATGCAAAATGTGGCTTCATCTCTGAAGCTAGAACACTTTTTGGTATTATGCCAGAGAAGAACACAGTTACTTGGAACTCTATCATTTTTGGGTATGCCAATCACGGGTATTGTGATGAAGCCATTGAGCTCTTCAATCAAATGGAGATGGAAGGGAAAGCCAAGCTGGATCATTTAACTTTCACTGCGATTCTCACAGCATGCGTCCATGCCGGTGACATTGAACTTGGGCAGAGTCTGTTCAAGACTATGCAAGAGAAGTATGGAATTGAGCCACGTCTGGAGCATTATGCATGTATGGTGGATCTTCTTGGTAGAGCCGGGAAGGTTGACGAAGCATACTGCATGATCAAGGCAATGCCAATTGAGCCTGATCTGTTTGTGTGGGGTGCATTACTGGCTGCTTGCAGAAATCATGGGCATGTGGAGCTTGCAGAAGTGGCAGCTAAGCATCTGCTGGAGGTGGAGCCTGAGAGTGTTGGGAATCGTCTTCTATTGACGGGTGTGTATGCTGATGTAGGCAAGTGGGCAAAGGTTGAGAGGATcaagaagaggatgaagaaggGAAAACAGAGAAAATTCCAAGGGTTGAGTTGGATAGGTAATGTATAA
- the LOC130969616 gene encoding protein TOC75, chloroplastic-like, which produces MNSSFAANHLITTPTLPPPCRTSSYLKCQLPSSSSSDHTKDHSNSTLIKTLSTTFALSSAASIVVFSTSPLRSLLPDASGHFSSGSGGNAGNGGNTGGGGGGGGGGWFGDDGSFWSRLFCLSPAIAADESPSPEWDSHGLPANIVVQLNKLSGFKKYKISDISFFDRSRRVRINAPDDSFFELVSLRPGGVYTKSQLQKEVKTLASCGMFEKVDMEGKTNPDGTISLTIAFTESTWQSAEKFRCINVGLMAQSKPIEMDPDVTDKERLEYYRSRERNYKRRMERARPCLLPMSVHREIADMLRSQGAVSARLLQRIRDHVQKWYHDEGYACAQVVNFGNLNTQEVVCEVMEGDITQLTIMFLDKLGNVVEGNTQIPVVQRELPRQLRPGYVFNIEAAKQALRNINSSLALFSKIEVNPKPDEKSEGGIIVEIKLKELDQKTAEVSTEWTTRRGRRPTLASLQPGGTVTFEHRNLQGLNRSFSGSVTTSNFFNPQDDLAFKLEYAHPYLDGVYDPRNRTLRVSCFNGRKLSPVFTGGPVVDKVPSIWVDRAGLKANITENFTRQSKFTYGLVMEEITTRDESSHICASGQRVSPSGGISADGPPTTLSGTGIDRMAFLQANITRDNTKFVNGAIVGERNVFQVDQGLGVGSNFPFFNRHQLTITRFIQLMQVEEAAGKPPSPVVVLHGHYAGCVGDLPSYDAFPLGGPYSVRGYNMGELGAARKILELSAELRVPVKGTHAYAFVEHGNDLGSSKDVKGNPTEVYRRMGHGSSYGVGLKLGFVRTEYAVDHNSGTGAVFFRFGERF; this is translated from the exons ATGAACTCCTCCTTCGCCGCCAACCACCTCATCACCACCCCGACCCTCCCCCCTCCGTGCCGCACATCCTCTTACCTCAAATGCCAGCTCCCTTCTTCATCCTCCTCTGACCACACCAAAGATCACTCCAATTCCACTCTCATCAAAACCCTTTCCACCACCTTCGCCCTCTCCTCCGCTGCCTCCATCGTCGTTTTCTCCACCTCCCCTCTCCGCTCCCTCCTCCCTGATGCATCCGGACATTTCTCCTCCGGCAGTGGTGGTAATGCAGGAAATGGCGGCAACACTGGCGGCGGCGGCGGTGGAGGCGGAGGAGGCTGGTTTGGCGACGACGGATCCTTCTGGTCAAGACTCTTCTGTCTATCTCCGGCCATCGCCGCCGACGAATCACCGTCGCCGGAATGGGACTCCCACGGCCTTCCCGCCAACATTGTGGTGCAGCTGAACAAGCTCAGTGGTTTCAAGAAGTACAAGATCTCCGACATCTCGTTCTTCGACCGGAGCCGCCGGGTCAGGATCAATGCACCTGACGACTCTTTCTTCGAGTTGGTGTCGCTTCGCCCCGGCGGTGTGTACACGAAATCGCAGCTGCAGAAGGAGGTGAAAACCCTAGCCTCCTGCGGAATGTTCGAGAAGGTCGACATGGAAGGGAAGACCAACCCTGACGGAACCATCTCCCTCACCATCGCTTTCACGGAGAGCACCTGGCAGTCTGCCGAGAAGTTCCGCTGCATCAACGTCGGCCTCATGGCTCAGTCCAAGCCCATCGAGATGGACCCCGACGTGACTGACAAGGAGAGACTCGAGTACTACAG GTCCCGAGAGAGGAACTACAAGAGGAGGATGGAGAGGGCAAGGCCATGTCTTTTGCCAATGTCAGTTCATAGGGAGATAGCAGATATGTTGAGGAGCCAGGGAGCAGTTAGTGCCAGGTTGCTTCAGAGGATAAGGGACCATGTCCAGAAGTGGTACCATGATGAAGGGTATGCTTGTGCCCAGGTTGTAAACTTTGGGAACCTCAATACCCAGGAGGTTGTTTGCGAGGTTATGGAAGGGGATATTACCCAATTGACCATTATGTTCCTGGACAAGCTTGGGAATGTTGTTGAAGGCAACACCCAAATCCCGGTGGTGCAAAGAGAACTTCCCAGGCAG CTTCGCCCAGGGTACGTTTTTAACATTGAAGCTGCCAAGCAAGCCTTGAGGAACATAAACTCGTCCCTTGCTTTGTTTTCAAAGATTGAGGTGAATCCAAAGCCTGATGAGAAGAGCGAGGGAGGCATTATTgttgaaattaagctaaaagaGTTGGATCAGAAAACGGCTGAAGTCAGTACTGAGTGGACTACTAGACGAGGAAGGCGTCCCACTTTG GCTTCACTGCAGCCAGGAGGAACTGTTACGTTTGAACATCGGAATCTGCAAGGGTTGAATAGATCTTTTTCTGGTTCAGTGACAACTAGCAACTTCTTCAATCCTCAG GATGATCTTGCATTTAAGCTTGAGTATGCACATCCATATTTGGATGGCGTATATGATCCACGCAACCGTACCCTCCGGGTAAGCTGCTTCAACGGCCGAAAGCTGAGTCCAGTATTCACTGGGGGACCAGTGGTGGATAAAGTGCCCTCAATATGGGTTGATCGTGCTGGTCTTAAAGCCAATATCACAGAG AATTTCACACGTCAAAGTAAATTCACTTATGGACTAGTCATGGAAGAGATAACAACACGTGATGAGAGTAGTCATATCTGTGCCAGTGGTCAAAGAGTTTCGCCTAGCGGAGGGATTAGTGCAGATGGACCTCCAACCACGCTCAGTGGTACTGGTATTGATAGGATGGCATTTTTACAGGCAAACATCACACGAGATAATACAAAGTTTGTGAATGGAGCTATAGTTGGAGAAAGGAATGTGTTCCAG GTTGATCAAGGCCTTGGCGTTGGCAGCAACTTCCCATTCTTTAACCGTCATCAGTTAACCATTACACGATTTATCCAGTTGATGCAAGTCGAGGAAGCGGCTGGGAAACCACCATCGCCAGTGGTTGTCCTTCATGGCCACTACGCTGGATGTGTAGGTGACCTTCCAAGTTATGATGCTTTTCCTCTTGGAGGTCCCTATTCTGTAAGGGGTTATAACATGGGTGAGCTTGGAGCAGCCAGAAAGATCCTCGAG CTATCAGCTGAGCTACGGGTACCTGTTAAGGGTACACATGCTTATGCGTTTGTTGAGCATGGCAATGATCTAGGAAGCTCAAAGGATGTCAAAGGGAATCCTACGGAAGTCTACAGGCGAATGGGTCATGGATCTTCTTATGGTGTTGGTCTCAAACTTGGGTTCGTAAGAACAGAATATGCCGTTGATCATAACTCGGGAACTGGTGCAGTTTTTTTCCGTTTTGGGGAGAGATTTTGA
- the LOC130969620 gene encoding uncharacterized protein LOC130969620, whose protein sequence is MAQLERPQRPGVETSKTPTIHTMEQLLRGEGSKVSPKGSKLSPTGSKMSTNTATLSSSSTSSTSSNSSPFFNKLRHHDSEEDHSPNQKKSVLAKVKEKAKKLRHSLSKKKHDDGNQTPSPGSGLEDEGTHDEAEYHGAPSNQDLNFQFSEKVSLNFDLMLLCKIIISVYESEKAHQPKSGLGMQEKCLTRSFSKRTTHPATVANAAAGAATSTNTIDAGSNRVATTRTLAHELNKGSHSMTSKFQGLTIYKPDELHTSTSPKDGTQSSFFVSAPSTPPKTSSQTSPSAARIWSAPVTPKTLAPASPQTPSCSSAPTTGRYASPGSQIWDKGVSVKEYLMNKLEPGEDEKALSQVISEAMSPKRTPGDAGVMEKVREAVTSLLRTEEPKQEDTTTTITTTDTNIASTSYQNPVSISAARSSSQIPVSTNALEVVQEENHERILQAN, encoded by the exons ATGGCTCAACTCGAACGCCCTCAGAGACCTGGTGTTGAAACTTCAAAAACTCCCACCATCCATACCATGGAACAACTCCTCCGAG GAGAAGGGTCTAAAGTGTCACCAAAAGGTTCTAAGCTATCGCCAACAGGTTCTAAGATGTCAACCAACACTGCCACCttgtcctcctcctccaccTCCTCCACTTCTTCTAATTCATCACCTTTTTTCAATAAGTTGAGGCACCATGACTCGGAAGAAGACCATAGCCCGAACCAGAAGAAATCAGTCCTTGCCAAAGTGAAGGAGAAGGCTAAGAAATTGCGTCACAGCCTCAGCAAGAAAAAGCACGACGATGGAAACCAAACTCCCTCACCCGGCTCTGGCTTGGAAGACGAAGGAACACACGACGAAGCTGAATACCATGGAGCTCCAAGTAATCAAGACCTTAACTTTCAATTTTCTGAAAAGGTTTCTCTTAACTTTGATCTTATGTTGCTGtgtaaaattattatttcaGTGTATGAATCTGAGAAGGCACATCAACCAAAATCAGGTCTAGGAATGCAAGAAAAATGTTTAACTCGGTCATTCTCCAAGAGAACAACTCATCCAGCAACTGTGGCTAATGCTGCAGCTGGAGCTGCTACTAGCACCAATACTATTGATGCCGGTTCGAACAGGGTAGCGACGACTAGAACCTTAGCTCATGAACTGAACAAAGGATCACATTCTATGACTTCCAAGTTTCAAGGCCTCACTATTTACAAACCTGATGAGCTTCACACTTCAACATCACCAAAGGATGGAACTCAAAGTAGTTTTTTTGTTTCTGCTCCAAGTACTCCTCCAAAGACATCTTCCCAAACTTCTCCAAGCGCAGCACGAATTTGGTCAGCTCCGGTGACCCCAAAAACTTTAGCTCCAGCGTCACCACAGACTCCTTCATGTTCATCTGCTCCAACCACTGGCAGGTATGCCAGCCCTGGCTCGCAGATATGGGATAAGGGTGTTTCGGTGAAAGAGTACTTGATGAACAAGCTTGAGCCGGGAGAAGATGAAAAAGCTTTGTCTCAGGTGATATCTGAGGCCATGAGTCCAAAGAGAACTCCTGGTGATGCAGGTGTGATGGAGAAGGTGAGAGAAGCTGTAACTTCTTTGCTCCGAACTGAGGAACCAAAACAAGAAGACACAACAACCACTATCACGACCACTGACACCAACATTGCAAGCACATCCTATCAAAACCCAGTATCTATCAGTGCTGCTCGCAGTTCATCTCAAATCCCAGTATCTACCAATGCTCTAGAAG TGGTTCAGGAAGAAAACCATGAAAGAATTCTTCAGGCAAATTGA